One Paraburkholderia caffeinilytica DNA segment encodes these proteins:
- a CDS encoding PaaI family thioesterase encodes MTDILDRARGALHAQPFSMLLGTELMHTGTNELTLSLPIRDELRQQHGFVHGGVISYLADNALTFAGALSLGPKVVTGEYKINYLRPVVNGTLIARAKVVYAGRYQATCQCNVYVMDGQREKLVAVAQGTINRISENGEHEPAG; translated from the coding sequence ATGACCGACATCCTCGACCGGGCGCGCGGCGCACTGCATGCCCAGCCGTTCAGCATGCTGCTGGGCACCGAACTGATGCACACCGGCACCAACGAACTGACGCTGAGTCTGCCGATCCGCGACGAGCTGCGGCAGCAGCATGGCTTCGTGCATGGCGGCGTCATCAGCTATCTCGCCGACAATGCGCTGACGTTCGCCGGCGCGCTGTCGCTGGGGCCGAAGGTCGTGACCGGCGAGTACAAGATCAACTATCTGCGGCCAGTGGTAAACGGCACGCTGATCGCGCGGGCGAAGGTCGTCTACGCGGGCCGCTACCAGGCGACCTGCCAGTGCAACGTGTATGTGATGGACGGGCAACGCGAGAAACTCGTCGCCGTTGCGCAAGGCACGATCAATCGCATCAGCGAGAACGGCGAGCACGAGCCGGCGGGTTGA
- a CDS encoding methyl-accepting chemotaxis protein gives MFSKIKVASGLLCVLAAFCVFQLVTVGLGFWSLTRTHDDVGDLSNIALKQVDAVNETTQRLMDARINLSRAGTRMVRGGAEPADIVQHAREQLTAADRTFGAFMSAQKTSDENSTRAAALAERYKKLHDALAELVQFLDANNIQAFLDQPTQGFQDAYLAESRNFVQFGDAASRASIDSIDSRMATFRAVSIAILLVLVAGTFGVYATLRKGVVAPLEEAGRHFDRIAQGRLDQPIASRGTNEIGRLFSGLAKMQASVARTVQTVRESADSIHLGADEIATGNADLSARTENQAASLEETASSMEELTATVRQNADHAREANALAETALEATSRGSEVVNEVVDKMRGIAQSSDKIAEIISVIDGIAFQTNILALNAAVEAARAGEQGRGFAVVAGEVRGLAQRSAQSAKEIKTLISESVAEIQGGSTLVEHAGEAMSNVSASISRVTQMMAEISASSLEQSTGIEQVNQAVVQMDEMTQQNAALVEEAAAAAASLHQQTQQLKDAVSVFEISETVLRTQQIDDLRGHTAAFALSGMRAI, from the coding sequence ATGTTCAGCAAGATCAAGGTCGCATCCGGCCTGTTGTGTGTTCTGGCCGCGTTCTGCGTCTTCCAGCTCGTCACGGTGGGTTTGGGGTTCTGGTCGCTCACGCGCACGCATGACGACGTGGGCGATCTGTCGAATATCGCGTTGAAGCAGGTGGACGCCGTCAACGAGACGACCCAGCGTCTGATGGATGCGCGCATCAATCTGTCGCGCGCCGGTACGCGCATGGTGCGCGGCGGCGCCGAGCCAGCCGACATCGTGCAGCACGCCCGCGAACAGTTGACAGCGGCCGATCGGACGTTCGGTGCTTTCATGAGCGCGCAGAAGACCAGCGACGAAAACAGCACCCGCGCTGCCGCGCTCGCCGAGCGCTACAAAAAGCTGCATGACGCGCTCGCGGAGCTGGTGCAGTTTCTCGACGCGAACAACATCCAGGCCTTCCTCGATCAGCCGACCCAAGGCTTTCAGGATGCCTATCTCGCCGAGTCGCGCAACTTCGTGCAATTCGGCGACGCGGCGAGCCGTGCCTCGATCGATTCGATCGACTCTCGCATGGCGACGTTCCGCGCCGTCAGCATTGCGATCCTGCTGGTACTGGTGGCGGGCACATTCGGTGTGTACGCAACGCTTCGTAAGGGCGTGGTGGCGCCGCTGGAAGAAGCCGGCCGTCACTTCGACCGCATCGCGCAAGGGCGTCTCGACCAGCCGATCGCCTCGCGCGGCACCAATGAAATCGGCCGCCTGTTCTCGGGTCTCGCGAAAATGCAGGCGAGTGTGGCGCGCACCGTGCAAACCGTGCGCGAATCCGCTGATTCGATTCACCTCGGCGCCGATGAAATCGCCACCGGTAACGCCGATCTGTCGGCACGCACGGAAAACCAGGCGGCATCGCTCGAAGAAACTGCGTCGAGCATGGAGGAATTGACGGCCACGGTGCGCCAGAACGCCGATCACGCCCGTGAAGCCAACGCACTCGCCGAAACCGCGCTCGAGGCGACCTCGCGCGGCAGCGAAGTCGTCAACGAGGTGGTCGACAAGATGCGCGGCATCGCGCAAAGCTCGGACAAGATCGCCGAGATCATTTCGGTGATCGACGGCATCGCGTTCCAGACCAATATCCTCGCGCTGAACGCGGCCGTCGAAGCCGCGCGCGCGGGCGAACAGGGCCGTGGCTTCGCCGTGGTGGCGGGCGAGGTGCGCGGTCTCGCCCAGCGCAGCGCGCAGTCGGCGAAGGAAATCAAGACGCTGATCAGCGAATCGGTCGCCGAGATTCAGGGCGGCTCGACGCTGGTCGAGCACGCCGGTGAAGCGATGAGCAACGTTTCCGCGTCGATCTCGCGGGTCACGCAGATGATGGCGGAAATCAGCGCGTCGTCGCTCGAGCAGAGCACGGGCATCGAGCAGGTCAACCAGGCGGTGGTGCAGATGGACGAGATGACGCAGCAGAACGCGGCGCTCGTCGAGGAGGCCGCCGCAGCGGCGGCTTCGCTGCATCAGCAGACGCAGCAATTGAAGGACGCCGTTTCCGTGTTCGAAATTTCTGAAACTGTGTTGCGGACGCAACAAATTGACGACCTGCGCGGACACACGGCGGCGTTCGCGCTATCGGGGATGCGGGCGATCTGA
- a CDS encoding AGE family epimerase/isomerase — MQSMPPFTASTITLAATLRDHFTRVVLPLWRGPGFNPALKLPYEAISAEGPEPLPAERYRAMACARQLFVFSQAGDATHAHVLFDSLVHTFQDTRHGGWFYSVDAQGAPLDTTKDLYTHAFVVFACAEYAGRSGNRDALEVVHRTSALIQSHFAAEADLFNAALTADFAGVTGTPIQNPLMHLTEAWLAARDVTRDSAFDAALRRLAGAVARHFVHAPTGCVAELPIGADDNRLEPGHQFEWFWLVKQAGALFEASGLDESLTRAFSFAQQYGVDPQTGGVCASLDETGRIKDATQRIWAQTEYLRALASHDDPAALAALPRQIQRFQQRFLRPQGWFECKTAADDVARADMPSTTPYHLATAYDALPG, encoded by the coding sequence ATGCAGAGCATGCCCCCTTTCACCGCTTCGACGATCACGCTTGCCGCCACACTGCGTGATCACTTCACTCGTGTCGTACTGCCGCTGTGGCGCGGGCCCGGTTTCAACCCCGCGCTGAAGCTGCCGTACGAAGCGATCAGCGCCGAAGGTCCCGAACCGCTGCCGGCGGAACGTTACCGGGCGATGGCGTGCGCGCGACAATTGTTCGTGTTCTCGCAAGCAGGCGACGCGACCCATGCCCACGTGCTGTTCGACTCGCTGGTGCACACTTTTCAGGACACACGCCACGGTGGCTGGTTCTATAGCGTGGATGCGCAGGGCGCGCCGCTCGACACGACCAAAGATTTGTACACGCATGCGTTCGTCGTATTCGCCTGCGCGGAATATGCCGGGCGTTCCGGCAATCGCGACGCACTGGAAGTCGTGCATCGCACGTCGGCACTGATCCAGTCGCACTTTGCGGCCGAAGCCGATCTGTTCAACGCTGCGCTCACCGCAGACTTTGCCGGCGTGACCGGCACGCCGATCCAGAATCCCTTGATGCACCTCACCGAAGCCTGGCTGGCCGCCCGTGACGTCACGCGCGACAGCGCCTTCGACGCCGCGTTGCGCCGTCTTGCCGGCGCCGTCGCGCGTCATTTCGTGCATGCGCCGACCGGCTGCGTCGCCGAATTGCCGATTGGCGCCGACGACAACCGTCTGGAACCGGGGCACCAGTTCGAATGGTTCTGGCTGGTCAAGCAGGCGGGCGCGTTGTTCGAAGCCTCAGGGCTCGACGAATCGCTGACACGCGCGTTCAGCTTCGCGCAGCAATATGGCGTGGACCCGCAAACAGGCGGCGTGTGCGCCTCGCTCGACGAAACCGGACGAATCAAGGACGCCACCCAGCGGATCTGGGCTCAAACCGAGTATCTGCGCGCACTGGCAAGCCATGACGACCCCGCTGCGCTCGCCGCGCTGCCGCGGCAAATCCAGCGCTTCCAGCAACGCTTCCTGCGTCCGCAAGGCTGGTTCGAATGCAAAACGGCCGCCGATGACGTGGCGCGTGCCGACATGCCGTCGACCACCCCCTATCACCTTGCGACCGCCTATGACGCACTGCCGGGCTAA
- a CDS encoding cold-shock protein codes for MATGTVKWFNDAKGFGFITPDDGGEDLFAHFSEVQGSGFKSLQENQKVTFEVKQGPKGKQAANIQPA; via the coding sequence ATGGCAACAGGTACTGTGAAGTGGTTTAACGATGCAAAGGGCTTTGGCTTCATCACCCCGGACGACGGCGGCGAAGACCTGTTTGCACACTTTTCGGAAGTTCAAGGCAGCGGCTTCAAGTCCCTGCAGGAAAACCAGAAAGTGACGTTCGAAGTCAAGCAAGGCCCGAAGGGCAAGCAAGCTGCGAACATCCAGCCGGCCTAA
- a CDS encoding ureidoglycolate lyase, whose product MKLLRYGPKGQEKPGLLDAQGKIRDLSAVLGDIDGAALTDEGLAKLRALDPASLPLVEGNPRLGPCVGKIGKFICIGLNYADHAAESNLPVPSEPVIFNKWTSAISGPNDDVEIPRGSKKTDWEVELGVVIGKPAKYIDEANALDYVAGYCVINDVSEREWQIERGGTWDKGKGFDTFGPIGPWVVTRDEVADPQNLSLWLEVDGHRYQNGSTKTMVFGVAKLVSYVSQCMSLQPGDVISTGTPPGVGMGVKPNPVFLKPGQTIRLGIEGLGEQTQKTYAAE is encoded by the coding sequence ATGAAACTGCTTCGTTATGGGCCGAAAGGCCAGGAAAAGCCAGGCCTGCTCGACGCGCAGGGCAAGATTCGCGATCTGTCGGCGGTGCTTGGCGACATCGACGGTGCCGCGCTGACCGACGAAGGCCTCGCCAAGCTGCGCGCGCTCGATCCGGCTTCGCTGCCGCTGGTCGAGGGCAATCCGCGCCTGGGGCCGTGCGTCGGCAAGATCGGCAAGTTCATCTGCATCGGGCTGAACTACGCAGACCACGCCGCCGAATCGAATCTGCCGGTGCCGTCTGAACCGGTGATTTTCAACAAGTGGACGAGCGCGATCAGCGGACCGAACGACGACGTCGAAATTCCGCGCGGCTCGAAGAAGACCGATTGGGAAGTCGAACTCGGCGTGGTGATCGGCAAGCCCGCGAAATACATCGACGAAGCCAACGCGCTCGACTATGTCGCCGGCTACTGCGTGATCAACGACGTGTCGGAACGCGAATGGCAGATCGAACGCGGCGGCACGTGGGATAAGGGCAAGGGCTTCGATACGTTCGGCCCGATCGGCCCGTGGGTCGTAACGCGCGACGAAGTCGCCGATCCGCAGAACCTGAGCCTGTGGCTCGAAGTGGACGGCCACCGCTATCAGAATGGCAGCACGAAAACGATGGTGTTCGGCGTCGCGAAACTGGTGTCGTATGTGTCGCAGTGCATGAGCCTGCAACCGGGCGACGTGATTTCGACCGGCACGCCGCCGGGCGTCGGCATGGGCGTGAAGCCGAATCCCGTATTCCTGAAGCCGGGCCAGACCATACGTCTCGGTATCGAAGGTCTCGGCGAGCAGACGCAGAAGACTTACGCGGCGGAGTGA
- a CDS encoding SDR family oxidoreductase, translating into MTQRLAGKTALITAAGQGIGLATAELFAREGARVIATDIRIDGLAGKPVEARKLDVRDNAAIKALAAELGAIDVLFNCAGFVHAGSILECSEEDWDFAFDLNVKAMYRMIRAFLPTMLEKGGGSIINMSSAASSVKGVPNRFAYSASKAAVIGLTKSVAADFITRGVRCNAICPGTVASPSLEQRIVEQAKAQGATLEAVQAAFVARQPMGRIGKPEEIAALALYLASDESSFTTGHAHVIDGGWSN; encoded by the coding sequence ATGACACAAAGACTGGCCGGCAAGACGGCCCTGATCACCGCGGCAGGACAAGGTATCGGACTCGCCACCGCGGAACTGTTCGCCCGCGAAGGCGCGCGCGTGATCGCCACCGATATCCGCATCGACGGACTCGCGGGCAAGCCCGTCGAGGCTCGCAAGCTCGACGTGCGCGACAACGCGGCGATCAAGGCGCTGGCGGCTGAACTCGGCGCGATCGACGTGCTGTTCAATTGCGCGGGCTTCGTGCATGCCGGCTCGATTCTCGAGTGCAGCGAAGAAGATTGGGATTTTGCCTTCGACCTGAACGTGAAGGCGATGTACCGCATGATCCGTGCGTTTTTGCCCACCATGCTGGAGAAGGGCGGCGGGTCGATCATCAATATGTCGTCGGCGGCGTCGAGCGTGAAGGGCGTGCCGAACCGCTTTGCCTACAGCGCGTCGAAAGCCGCGGTGATCGGACTGACCAAGTCTGTCGCTGCGGACTTCATCACGCGTGGTGTACGCTGTAACGCGATCTGCCCAGGCACGGTGGCTTCGCCGTCGCTCGAACAGCGGATCGTCGAGCAGGCCAAGGCGCAAGGCGCGACGCTCGAGGCCGTGCAGGCGGCTTTTGTCGCGCGTCAGCCGATGGGCCGCATCGGCAAGCCGGAAGAGATCGCCGCGTTGGCGCTGTATCTCGCGTCCGACGAATCGTCGTTTACCACCGGTCATGCGCATGTGATCGACGGCGGCTGGTCGAACTGA